A window of the Pyrinomonadaceae bacterium genome harbors these coding sequences:
- a CDS encoding DnaJ domain-containing protein: MSQFDPKKNYYEVLGAEDGASRRDIERLYRRLAHRRHPDRGGSEDEMKALNEAYAVLHDDTMRKDYDQQRRRPIAPTPFINTASPAREVGAYGQALNALGCLAAGFMLLLLVRFNGLWFLWPLGILAMGVMLFGVLIAHSAVRNLRESLPAAHPVRRLRAVQELAFWTIVLAAVYGLYLILTAV, translated from the coding sequence TTGAGCCAATTCGATCCGAAAAAGAATTATTACGAAGTTTTGGGTGCTGAGGATGGCGCTTCGCGCCGTGATATCGAACGCCTGTATCGGCGGCTGGCGCACCGGCGACATCCGGATCGCGGAGGCTCAGAAGACGAAATGAAAGCGCTGAACGAAGCTTACGCGGTGCTGCACGATGACACGATGCGAAAGGATTATGACCAACAGAGAAGACGACCGATCGCGCCGACGCCTTTTATCAACACGGCGTCGCCCGCACGTGAAGTGGGCGCATATGGACAGGCGTTGAATGCGTTGGGGTGTTTGGCCGCGGGCTTCATGTTGTTGTTGCTGGTTCGATTCAATGGACTCTGGTTTCTGTGGCCGCTGGGAATTCTCGCGATGGGCGTTATGTTGTTCGGTGTTCTTATCGCGCATTCGGCAGTGAGGAACCTGCGCGAATCATTGCCGGCGGCGCATCCCGTCCGCCGGCTTCGCGCGGTACAGGAACTCGCGTTCTGGACGATCGTGCTGGCCGCGGTCTACGGTCTTTACTTGATTCTCACTGCCGTGTGA
- a CDS encoding CHRD domain-containing protein yields the protein MWSSYHRRLLIVVLLLAGAAALLVSNSLLNPTAGAFSAGPPPGYARAPGEEPEACAECHLSSGDPGAGQISITVPPTYVPGQTYQVTVTHTNPDTSRLRWGFQLTALDSSDDKAGELQNTSVLTQVITGGPGGNRQYIEHSSSGTFINQQGGASWTFNWVAPATDVGVVTFYAAGNHANNDGNTSGDYIYFTFASSQPAAATPDFSVSGSPSLQTVAPGNGTTYNITATPANGFTGNVSLSISGLPTDANASFDPTSVNLTDTTAKSSTLSVTTGSNTPVGTFPLTITAISGMLQHTTNVSLRVVSATSADVSITKTASPNPGLSGSTLTYRLVIGNSGPAAATNVNVTDNLPGGVTFGSATTTQGSCSGTGPVNCSIGTLASGASAIVTITVTPTASGQITNNATVTATEADPDSSNNTAALITVIDTPPPAPILLDQNLTVSPVVTGLDQPTTMAFLKANEFFVLERATGRVQRVLNGQLQAPALDLAVNNNSERGLLGIALHPNFAFNGYVYLYWTESSTGADTADVASVPTLGNRVDRYIWNGSSLTFDRNLIRLRAVQEDAGQPQRGNHNGGIVRFGLDGKLYILIGDVGRRGFLQNLNCGPTATCPGPMVADDQFGGPEPDNNHLTGAILRLNDDGSTPADNPYAGIPTVQETEITANIRKLFAYGIRNSFGMAFDPWSGNLWTQENGDDAFDEINRVPAGFNGGWVQLIGPSSRIAEYKSIETTYGNGTMQQLRWPPTLIADTPAEALSRLYSLPGSQYVEPQFSWKYALAPSPIGFVNGNGLGAEYNGDLFVGASRTTLFGGYLFRFKLSGDRQSLAFSDSRLQDKVADNLDKFDVTESDSLLIGKNFGVTTDIQTGPDGNLYVVSLSNGAIYRITSEQPTVFVANLTGAQEVPPNSSTATGTATLLLDPNEDEARLALDFSGLSSAQTGAHIHGPGAAGSSAPILFHLANGSLSDVVISLTPTDVQNLKNGLLYINVHSSNFPNGEIRGQFGTSSSASSIQFNAATYRFSESAGVATVNVTRLGDISSAAAVSYATSDSAGGPNNCNVVSGNASAQCDYTTTIGKLNFAAGETLKTISIPITNDVYAEGDENFTLSLTSATGALLGSPNVATTTISDNETTNGTNPIDSSDFFVYQHYIDFLNRQPDPSGYAFWINNIESCGADAGCREVKRIHTSAAFFQSIEFHETGLVAYLTNRAAFGNMSAPNPPVPLTYNQFVNDAQILQKDFVFGAPGAEAQLEANKQAYFNEFVTRPAFVAKYGALSNRDFVDTLFATATVATTTGELTIAGLNGAQVVPPTASTATGVVTVRQPISGLTFSASLSFTGLSSAETVAHLHGPAATNANGPIIATLPNGQVVNFPITLTLAQAQQLASGQLYVDVHTTNFPEGEIRARLPNVQFVRDVILNALDAGLITRAQALRLVAESAFLKQNEFRRAFVLMEYFGYLRRDPDTAGYNFWLTKLNSFNGDFVKAEMVKAFITSTEYRQRFGP from the coding sequence ATGTGGAGTAGTTATCACCGACGGTTACTGATTGTAGTCCTGCTGCTGGCCGGCGCTGCTGCCTTGCTGGTTTCCAACAGCCTGCTGAATCCCACCGCCGGCGCATTCTCAGCGGGACCACCGCCCGGTTACGCGCGCGCGCCTGGCGAAGAGCCCGAAGCCTGTGCCGAGTGCCACCTGTCGTCTGGCGATCCGGGTGCGGGACAAATTTCGATCACGGTTCCGCCCACGTACGTTCCGGGGCAAACGTATCAAGTCACCGTGACTCATACGAATCCTGATACATCGCGCCTGCGGTGGGGATTTCAACTCACGGCGCTCGATTCTTCGGACGATAAGGCCGGCGAGTTGCAGAACACGAGCGTACTTACGCAAGTGATTACGGGTGGGCCGGGTGGCAATCGTCAGTACATTGAGCACAGTTCCAGCGGCACTTTCATCAATCAGCAGGGCGGAGCGAGTTGGACATTCAATTGGGTTGCGCCTGCGACGGACGTTGGAGTGGTGACGTTTTATGCCGCGGGCAATCACGCGAATAACGACGGCAACACTTCGGGCGACTACATCTACTTTACGTTTGCCAGTTCACAACCGGCGGCCGCCACACCAGATTTCTCCGTGAGTGGGTCGCCGTCGTTGCAGACTGTTGCTCCGGGCAACGGCACGACTTACAACATAACAGCAACGCCTGCTAACGGATTCACCGGAAATGTTTCTTTGAGCATCAGCGGCTTGCCGACGGACGCGAATGCTTCGTTCGATCCCACGTCGGTGAATCTAACGGACACCACAGCCAAATCTTCCACCTTGTCCGTGACCACTGGTTCCAATACGCCCGTCGGTACATTCCCGCTCACCATTACAGCAATCAGCGGGATGCTTCAGCACACCACGAATGTTTCATTGCGCGTGGTGAGTGCTACCAGCGCAGACGTTTCGATAACCAAGACCGCGTCGCCCAACCCCGGGCTCTCAGGTTCGACGCTCACTTATCGCTTAGTGATCGGGAATAGCGGCCCAGCTGCAGCGACCAATGTGAATGTCACGGACAATCTGCCCGGCGGAGTCACATTTGGATCGGCAACGACGACCCAGGGCTCCTGCAGCGGCACGGGCCCCGTAAATTGCAGCATCGGAACTTTGGCCAGCGGCGCGTCGGCGATTGTCACTATCACGGTCACGCCCACCGCGTCGGGCCAGATTACAAACAACGCGACGGTAACCGCCACGGAAGCCGATCCCGATTCATCGAACAACACGGCGGCGCTCATCACGGTTATCGACACTCCACCACCGGCGCCGATTCTGCTCGATCAGAATCTCACTGTTAGCCCCGTCGTCACCGGCTTGGATCAGCCGACGACGATGGCATTTCTCAAGGCGAACGAATTTTTCGTACTTGAGAGAGCTACCGGGCGGGTCCAAAGGGTCCTCAACGGTCAACTACAAGCGCCCGCTCTCGATCTTGCCGTTAATAACAACTCTGAGCGCGGCCTGCTTGGCATTGCACTGCACCCCAACTTCGCTTTCAACGGGTACGTGTATCTGTATTGGACCGAGAGCAGTACCGGAGCCGACACAGCCGATGTGGCAAGCGTGCCGACACTTGGCAATCGCGTTGACCGGTACATCTGGAATGGCTCGAGCCTGACGTTCGATCGCAACTTAATCAGGCTGCGCGCGGTGCAGGAGGATGCGGGTCAACCGCAGCGTGGGAATCACAATGGCGGCATCGTCCGGTTCGGCCTCGACGGAAAACTTTACATCCTGATCGGTGATGTAGGGCGCAGAGGCTTCCTGCAGAATCTGAATTGCGGTCCGACTGCGACTTGTCCCGGGCCGATGGTTGCTGACGATCAATTCGGAGGGCCAGAGCCCGATAACAATCACCTTACCGGAGCAATTCTTCGTCTGAACGATGACGGTTCGACGCCGGCGGACAACCCGTATGCCGGCATTCCTACCGTGCAAGAGACCGAGATTACGGCCAACATTCGCAAGTTGTTTGCGTACGGCATCCGCAATAGCTTTGGGATGGCTTTCGATCCGTGGTCGGGAAATCTTTGGACGCAAGAGAATGGCGACGATGCATTCGATGAGATTAATCGCGTGCCCGCAGGATTCAACGGGGGTTGGGTGCAATTGATTGGACCCTCGAGCCGGATTGCCGAATACAAATCAATTGAAACAACCTACGGTAATGGCACGATGCAGCAATTGCGTTGGCCACCGACTCTGATTGCCGACACGCCGGCAGAAGCGCTGTCGCGTCTCTACTCGCTGCCGGGTTCGCAGTACGTCGAGCCACAGTTTTCGTGGAAATATGCGCTCGCACCCTCACCAATTGGATTCGTGAATGGCAACGGACTCGGCGCCGAATACAACGGAGATTTGTTTGTCGGCGCGTCACGGACGACGCTGTTTGGGGGCTACCTGTTCCGCTTTAAGTTGTCGGGCGATCGGCAGTCCCTCGCGTTCAGCGATTCGCGGTTGCAGGATAAAGTCGCCGACAACCTGGACAAGTTCGACGTTACGGAAAGCGACAGTCTGTTAATCGGCAAAAACTTCGGGGTCACAACCGATATTCAAACCGGACCAGACGGTAACCTGTACGTCGTTTCGCTTTCGAACGGCGCCATCTATCGCATTACCAGCGAACAACCGACAGTGTTCGTGGCTAATCTCACGGGCGCGCAGGAGGTGCCGCCTAACAGTTCGACGGCGACAGGCACAGCGACCTTGTTGCTGGATCCAAACGAAGACGAAGCGCGCCTGGCATTAGACTTTTCCGGATTGTCGAGCGCGCAAACCGGAGCTCATATCCATGGCCCGGGTGCCGCGGGTAGCTCCGCGCCAATCTTGTTCCACCTGGCAAATGGGAGCTTGAGCGACGTCGTGATCTCGCTGACGCCAACCGACGTGCAGAATCTCAAGAATGGGTTGCTGTACATCAACGTTCACAGTAGCAACTTCCCGAACGGTGAAATACGCGGGCAGTTTGGGACATCATCCTCAGCGAGCAGCATCCAGTTCAACGCCGCGACTTATCGCTTCAGCGAGTCTGCAGGCGTGGCGACGGTCAACGTCACACGGTTGGGCGACATTTCCAGCGCGGCGGCTGTGAGTTACGCCACCAGCGACTCTGCGGGCGGCCCCAACAACTGTAACGTCGTTTCGGGTAACGCCTCCGCGCAATGTGATTACACCACGACCATCGGCAAACTGAATTTCGCTGCCGGCGAGACTCTCAAAACGATCAGCATTCCCATCACGAACGATGTTTACGCAGAAGGCGATGAGAATTTCACCTTGTCTCTGACGTCCGCAACCGGAGCATTGCTCGGCTCGCCGAACGTCGCGACCACCACGATTAGCGACAACGAAACTACGAATGGCACTAACCCAATCGACTCTAGTGACTTCTTTGTTTATCAGCACTACATTGATTTCCTGAATCGCCAGCCGGATCCGAGTGGCTACGCGTTCTGGATCAATAACATTGAATCCTGCGGTGCAGATGCCGGATGCCGCGAAGTCAAACGCATCCACACGTCGGCGGCTTTCTTTCAGTCAATTGAATTTCACGAGACCGGTCTGGTGGCATACCTGACGAATCGCGCTGCCTTCGGAAATATGAGCGCGCCCAATCCGCCGGTACCGCTAACCTACAATCAATTCGTCAACGACGCGCAGATACTGCAAAAGGACTTTGTGTTTGGTGCACCCGGGGCTGAGGCCCAGCTCGAGGCAAATAAGCAGGCGTACTTTAACGAGTTCGTTACTCGTCCAGCCTTTGTCGCGAAATACGGCGCCTTATCGAATCGCGATTTCGTAGACACCTTGTTTGCGACCGCGACTGTTGCTACGACAACAGGCGAATTGACGATCGCCGGCTTGAATGGCGCTCAAGTGGTACCTCCAACTGCGTCAACTGCAACCGGCGTCGTGACTGTGCGTCAGCCCATTAGCGGCTTAACGTTTTCGGCATCACTGTCTTTCACCGGACTAAGCAGCGCGGAAACGGTGGCGCATCTTCACGGGCCAGCGGCCACAAACGCAAACGGCCCCATTATTGCCACGTTGCCGAACGGCCAAGTAGTGAACTTCCCAATTACGCTTACTCTGGCTCAAGCTCAGCAATTGGCGAGCGGGCAGTTATACGTGGATGTGCATACAACGAATTTTCCGGAAGGCGAAATCCGTGCGCGACTCCCAAACGTTCAATTTGTGCGGGACGTGATTTTAAATGCGCTCGACGCCGGATTGATCACACGCGCGCAGGCGCTGCGACTGGTGGCCGAATCAGCGTTTCTGAAGCAGAACGAATTCAGGCGCGCGTTCGTCTTAATGGAATACTTCGGCTATCTCCGGCGCGATCCCGACACAGCGGGCTATAACTTCTGGCTGACAAAACTCAACAGCTTCAATGGCGATTTCGTCAAGGCAGAGATGGTGAAGGCCTTTATTACTTCGACTGAGTATCGACAACGATTCGGGCCGTGA
- a CDS encoding M1 family metallopeptidase — protein MTIVRGFLFSPRATRIFFAAIVLACCATLVPAQRRERSVTNWRPLHYDVSLSFNDAMTEISSARTEVTLRVLKPNVTKIDFDFGEMPITSVTVAGKPARYQRTSNTLDVMLPVAPRNGAELKITIGYHGRPKDGLILANDGDGKPSATGDNWPNRVHHWIPTLDHPSAKAAVSFNVTAPSGYQVIANGKLLSLTTVDAPSPAQQHRELRKFAETKPIPPYCMVVAVNQGAIINSPDKSITNLFYNVPHRDAEYAPKGFSPAAPSLAYFSQTIGPYPYEKLALIVGATQFGGMENSSAIVFASTVFNRNPDEKMSAHFGIPQRIESLVAHEIAHQWFGDSVTQSTWADLWLSEGFATYFAALFIEKHDGEEAFREYLRDAARAYFAYEEKRNAPIHDTETQNLMQLLNPNNYEKGAWVLHMLRKQLGDEAFFRGLRNFYNAHREGNATTEDLRAALEKSSGKNLRTFFARWIYGSGHPVYEWSSQAAEMQNGNNSVTIILKQTQAGAPFSDPVPVTVTSEGKTTSLTLFPKGKVATATLRTGRVPISIQIDPEETLLKEVVSGQMEK, from the coding sequence ATGACAATCGTCCGGGGCTTTCTGTTTTCACCGCGCGCCACGCGCATTTTCTTTGCAGCGATAGTTCTCGCTTGCTGCGCCACACTTGTTCCCGCGCAGCGCCGCGAACGCTCGGTCACCAACTGGCGCCCGCTTCATTACGACGTCTCGCTGTCTTTCAACGATGCGATGACCGAGATTTCGTCGGCCAGGACCGAAGTCACGCTGCGCGTGCTGAAGCCGAACGTCACGAAAATAGATTTTGATTTCGGCGAGATGCCGATCACTTCGGTCACAGTTGCCGGTAAGCCGGCGCGTTACCAGAGGACGTCCAACACGCTGGACGTTATGCTGCCTGTCGCTCCGCGGAACGGCGCTGAATTGAAAATTACGATTGGCTATCACGGCCGGCCGAAGGACGGGCTGATTTTAGCGAATGATGGCGACGGCAAACCTTCCGCGACCGGGGACAATTGGCCTAACCGTGTCCATCATTGGATCCCAACGCTGGATCATCCCTCGGCTAAAGCAGCGGTTTCATTCAACGTAACTGCTCCTTCGGGTTATCAGGTGATAGCCAATGGAAAATTGTTATCTTTAACCACCGTAGACGCTCCCTCGCCTGCCCAGCAACATCGTGAGCTTCGCAAGTTTGCTGAGACAAAACCGATTCCACCTTACTGCATGGTTGTGGCGGTGAACCAGGGTGCGATCATCAACTCGCCCGACAAAAGCATCACAAACCTTTTTTATAACGTGCCGCATCGGGACGCGGAGTATGCGCCGAAAGGATTCTCGCCCGCGGCGCCATCGCTCGCCTACTTCAGTCAAACGATCGGCCCTTATCCGTACGAGAAGCTGGCGCTGATCGTGGGCGCCACTCAGTTTGGCGGGATGGAAAACTCCAGCGCTATCGTCTTCGCCAGCACGGTGTTCAATCGGAACCCAGACGAAAAGATGAGCGCGCATTTCGGCATTCCTCAACGCATCGAGAGCCTGGTCGCCCACGAAATCGCACACCAGTGGTTCGGAGATTCGGTCACGCAATCGACATGGGCCGACCTTTGGCTGAGTGAAGGTTTCGCGACGTACTTTGCGGCGTTGTTCATCGAGAAACATGATGGCGAGGAGGCCTTTCGCGAGTACCTGCGTGATGCTGCGAGAGCTTACTTTGCCTATGAGGAGAAGCGGAATGCGCCGATTCACGACACGGAAACCCAGAACTTAATGCAGCTGCTGAACCCGAACAATTACGAGAAAGGCGCCTGGGTCCTGCACATGTTGCGCAAGCAACTTGGTGATGAAGCATTCTTCCGCGGACTGCGGAACTTTTACAACGCACATCGTGAAGGAAACGCGACGACCGAAGATTTAAGAGCCGCGTTGGAAAAGAGTTCAGGCAAGAATCTGCGTACGTTTTTCGCGCGCTGGATTTACGGCAGCGGCCATCCGGTTTACGAATGGTCTTCGCAAGCTGCGGAAATGCAAAATGGCAATAACTCAGTCACGATCATCCTGAAGCAGACGCAAGCCGGTGCGCCATTCTCGGATCCAGTTCCGGTCACAGTCACCAGTGAAGGCAAGACAACTTCTCTCACCCTGTTTCCGAAAGGCAAAGTCGCAACGGCGACACTGCGCACCGGCAGAGTTCCCATCTCAATTCAGATTGATCCTGAAGAGACGCTGCTTAAAGAAGTCGTCAGCGGTCAGATGGAAAAGTGA
- a CDS encoding TonB-dependent receptor: MKTKSPVALLCVLLITLFAATVAVAQSQATTGNIEGRVTDPNGAAVAGVNVTATNQDTAFEKAATSDTDGIFLITFLPPGKYRVITSGSQGFASAEYRNVIVTVGSKTPLDIDLQVGTTTAMVDVSAQGQIVETTRTSVSSVINERAIENLPVNGRNFLDFATLTPGVVREPTRAGDLSVGGQKGTLNSLQVDGADNNNTFFGQSFGRTGTRPPYQFSEESVQEFQVNQNGFSAEFGRAGGAIINVVTKSGTNEWHGSAFEFFRDESLNSNTPILTARGAKRPKSQINQFGGTLGGPIKRDRAFFFAAFDGQRSTIPNVVDAPNFSAQSAAIQALLSPKMGTYNIGRDQNVFMVKTDIRLNDSNQLVFRFNQQNFTGNNNENGGPLSVEEHSGNSVAKTTTFSGSLTSTLTSSVVNEFRFQFGRDREPGTANSDVVEARIQTGGGFLQLGRNNFSPRETTIKRWQFIDTLSYTRGAHSWKFGADLNFDRIFNFFPGLFTGQYTFNSYALFASNTPASFTQNFAGPNTSGGTTNPDMSDYGFFVQDDWRATPNLTLNFGLRYDYQKMADPTVNNPSAALAALGLSTTTPVRDGNNFSPRFGFSYAFNEKTVLRGGYGIFFGRTPAIMLGTAHSQNGIQVTGVTLNCTLVPNPCPTYPAIFTTPPAAGAQTPSLYLFARDYAQPYVQQGRLGIERELMANTSLSVTWMYFRGVHLSRARDINLGAPVPTVVTDPAGQTFTVLRHPAARPITAFTRITLFESTGDSRYNGLAIELKRRFVRNLQFIAAYTASSAKDNKPEQTMVVVGTDDIKGLMNNQDINADWARSDLDIRHRLVFSPIYEIGRVAENNAFASALLSHWTFSGIITLQSGFAYSALIAGDANRDGNAATDRVPGTARNAFTTPSIYIFDTRVTKSFRFGERYNLSFIAEAFNLFNRSNLATVNTGRYGIASSSAIVLTNPAAATPFGGPRTFLGERQIQLGLRFRF; the protein is encoded by the coding sequence ATGAAGACCAAATCCCCCGTTGCCCTGCTGTGTGTTCTGCTAATCACTTTGTTCGCGGCAACTGTGGCTGTCGCGCAGTCTCAAGCCACGACTGGCAACATCGAAGGTCGTGTCACTGACCCGAATGGCGCTGCCGTCGCGGGCGTAAACGTAACCGCCACAAACCAGGACACAGCATTCGAGAAAGCCGCCACCTCAGACACCGACGGAATTTTTCTGATTACGTTTCTGCCGCCGGGCAAGTACCGCGTGATCACTTCCGGCAGCCAGGGCTTTGCTTCCGCTGAATACCGAAATGTCATTGTCACGGTCGGCAGTAAGACACCGCTCGACATCGACCTTCAGGTCGGCACCACGACGGCAATGGTCGACGTCTCCGCGCAGGGGCAGATCGTTGAGACGACGCGGACTTCTGTTTCGTCTGTCATCAACGAGCGCGCAATCGAAAACCTTCCGGTCAACGGTCGCAACTTTCTCGACTTCGCGACCCTGACGCCGGGAGTAGTGCGCGAACCAACGCGCGCAGGCGACCTGTCGGTTGGTGGGCAAAAGGGAACTCTCAACAGTCTGCAAGTTGACGGCGCCGACAACAACAATACTTTCTTCGGCCAGTCATTCGGCCGCACCGGGACGCGCCCGCCCTATCAGTTTTCCGAAGAGTCGGTCCAGGAGTTTCAAGTTAATCAGAATGGCTTTTCGGCTGAGTTCGGCCGGGCCGGCGGTGCGATCATTAACGTCGTCACAAAGTCCGGTACGAACGAATGGCACGGCAGTGCCTTCGAATTCTTCCGCGACGAGTCACTGAATTCGAACACGCCCATTCTGACCGCGCGCGGGGCCAAGCGACCCAAGTCCCAGATCAACCAGTTTGGCGGCACGCTCGGCGGACCGATCAAACGCGACCGTGCCTTCTTCTTTGCCGCTTTCGACGGGCAACGTTCGACGATCCCCAACGTTGTGGACGCGCCGAATTTCTCCGCCCAATCGGCGGCGATTCAGGCGCTGCTTTCGCCGAAGATGGGAACTTACAACATTGGCCGCGATCAGAATGTGTTCATGGTGAAGACAGACATTCGGTTGAACGACTCAAACCAGCTGGTGTTTCGCTTCAACCAGCAGAACTTCACCGGCAACAACAACGAGAATGGTGGCCCGCTCAGCGTTGAGGAGCACTCTGGCAACAGCGTGGCAAAGACCACTACCTTCTCCGGTTCGTTGACTTCGACTCTGACCAGCAGCGTAGTCAACGAATTTCGTTTCCAATTCGGCCGCGACCGCGAGCCGGGCACCGCCAATAGCGACGTCGTTGAGGCGCGTATTCAAACGGGCGGCGGCTTCTTGCAGTTGGGGCGCAACAACTTCAGCCCGCGCGAAACCACCATCAAGCGTTGGCAGTTCATCGACACCCTTAGTTACACGCGCGGTGCGCACAGCTGGAAATTCGGAGCCGACCTGAACTTCGACCGGATATTCAACTTCTTCCCCGGTTTGTTCACCGGCCAGTACACGTTCAACTCATACGCGCTCTTTGCTTCGAATACTCCGGCTTCCTTCACGCAAAATTTTGCGGGGCCGAATACTTCCGGCGGGACGACGAATCCGGACATGAGCGACTATGGATTCTTTGTTCAGGATGACTGGCGCGCTACGCCGAACCTGACGCTCAACTTCGGTCTGCGCTATGACTACCAGAAGATGGCCGACCCGACGGTGAACAATCCGAGCGCGGCGCTGGCAGCGCTGGGACTAAGCACGACGACGCCGGTGCGCGACGGCAACAACTTTTCGCCGCGATTCGGCTTTAGTTATGCCTTTAACGAAAAGACTGTTTTGCGCGGCGGTTATGGAATTTTCTTCGGCCGCACCCCGGCAATCATGCTCGGGACCGCGCATTCGCAGAACGGCATCCAGGTCACCGGCGTGACTCTGAATTGCACACTGGTTCCGAATCCGTGCCCGACCTATCCGGCAATCTTCACGACGCCACCGGCGGCCGGAGCACAGACACCGAGTCTCTATCTGTTTGCGAGAGACTACGCGCAGCCGTACGTTCAGCAAGGCCGGCTCGGCATCGAGCGCGAACTCATGGCCAACACGAGTTTGTCAGTCACCTGGATGTATTTCCGCGGTGTCCATCTTTCGCGCGCGCGGGACATCAATCTGGGTGCTCCGGTTCCGACGGTGGTGACCGATCCGGCGGGACAAACATTTACTGTTTTGCGCCATCCCGCGGCGCGACCGATTACCGCATTTACACGCATCACTCTGTTCGAGAGTACCGGAGACTCGCGTTACAACGGACTGGCAATCGAGTTGAAGCGTCGCTTCGTACGCAATTTACAGTTCATCGCCGCGTACACCGCCTCGAGTGCGAAAGACAACAAACCGGAACAGACGATGGTGGTCGTCGGCACCGACGATATCAAAGGTTTGATGAACAATCAGGACATCAACGCGGACTGGGCGCGTAGCGACCTTGATATTCGTCACCGACTTGTCTTCAGTCCCATTTACGAAATTGGCCGAGTCGCCGAAAACAATGCGTTCGCCAGCGCCCTGCTTAGTCACTGGACGTTCTCCGGCATCATTACGCTCCAAAGTGGATTTGCGTATTCCGCTTTGATTGCCGGCGACGCAAATCGCGACGGGAACGCGGCGACAGATCGGGTCCCCGGCACTGCGCGCAATGCCTTCACGACTCCCAGTATTTACATATTCGATACGCGCGTGACTAAGTCTTTCCGTTTCGGCGAGCGGTACAACCTTAGTTTCATCGCGGAAGCGTTTAATCTCTTTAACCGTTCGAACCTGGCGACTGTCAACACCGGCCGTTACGGCATTGCGAGTTCTTCAGCAATTGTCTTGACCAACCCCGCTGCCGCGACACCATTTGGTGGGCCGCGCACGTTTCTCGGCGAGCGGCAGATTCAGCTTGGGTTGCGGTTTAGGTTCTGA
- a CDS encoding VOC family protein, whose product MVTGLDALFLEVNNLEESLSFYRGQLGFVLESHNADAEPPMATVRASALKINLVQQLETMLKRGRGVHFVLGVEDVDELFAKISAIDHSVPSPRDEGWGGRFISVLDPDNYRLVLVEWNANQTEVR is encoded by the coding sequence ATGGTGACAGGTCTTGATGCGCTGTTCCTGGAAGTGAACAACCTCGAAGAGTCTTTGTCTTTTTATCGCGGCCAACTTGGCTTCGTTTTGGAGTCGCACAACGCCGACGCCGAGCCGCCCATGGCCACTGTGCGGGCGAGCGCTTTGAAAATCAATCTGGTCCAGCAGCTCGAGACGATGTTGAAGCGCGGTCGGGGCGTTCACTTTGTGCTGGGCGTGGAGGACGTTGATGAGCTCTTCGCAAAAATCTCTGCTATCGATCATAGTGTTCCGTCACCACGCGATGAAGGCTGGGGTGGCAGATTTATCAGCGTGCTCGATCCCGACAATTATCGACTGGTGCTTGTTGAATGGAATGCGAATCAAACCGAAGTGAGGTGA
- a CDS encoding DUF2642 domain-containing protein, with protein sequence MGYQHVENLLIRFRGQSVDIKTISGAVYEGIIADITNDYVALKVRGQDGETDNVIVLLHSIESILPRG encoded by the coding sequence ATGGGCTATCAGCACGTGGAAAATCTTCTGATCAGATTCCGTGGTCAGTCCGTGGACATCAAGACAATTTCCGGCGCAGTGTACGAAGGAATTATTGCAGATATCACGAATGATTATGTTGCGCTAAAAGTGCGTGGACAGGATGGCGAAACAGACAATGTCATCGTACTTTTGCACAGCATTGAGTCTATTTTGCCGCGCGGTTGA